A window of Candidatus Neomarinimicrobiota bacterium genomic DNA:
GCCGGTATTCAAAAATTTAAATGAGATAATCGGCTGGATTAGTCAGTAATTTAATTTTTCAACCAAAAAGAAAATATTGTAAATAATCTATCCCTATTTGGATAACTCAATTCATAAATTATCGGTAAGCAAATATTAAAAAATATGAATTCTTATTTTACAATTAACGTCTGTGTCGCCAATGTGTACAGCAATAATGATTTTGATTCAAGCGTTTTAACCCAAGCGTTGTTGGGCGAATCATGCTTGATTTTGGACGAAGTACCAAAATGGGTTAAAATCCGTCAGGAAGATGGATATGAAGGATGGATAAATCGGTTTTACGGCATTATCTCAAATAAAATTTATGATTCAAATAATATCTGTGATGATCTGAATCATGTAGTTTACCAAGACAAAGGTCTAACCATTCCCATGAGAGAATTAACTTTTGGTAACCAATTAAAAACAGAAAAATTAAAGGACTGTTTAAAGGTAACATTACCCGACGGATTTATAGGTTGGACTTCATGTAAAACAAGACAAACTCCAAATAAAATTGATAGAGAATCTCTGTTAATTCTTGCGCAAAATTTTTTAGGATGCCAATATCTTTGGGGTGGAAAATCCCCCAAGGGATTTGATTGCTCCGGATTAATTCAAACGGTTTTTCATGCATTTGGTATCATGTTGCCGAGGGATTCAAAAGATCAATCAAACTATTTTATCTCTAGTTTAATAGATAAAAATAAAGCCAAGATGGGAGATTTACATTTTTTTGGTGTTAAAGGAAAAGTCTCTCATATAGCCATTGCAAATGAGAATGGGAAGTATATTCATTCTCAAGGATTTGTTAAAGAAGAATCATTTAATAAATCAGATATTAATTTTAACGCAGATTTGTTTAATACACATTTACATTCTGTATCAATAGAAAATATTTTATCAGTTGATTAAACCACCAGCTCTAAGACCAAAAAGTACTATTGGAATAGTCAGCCCATCTTCATGGATGAATGAATCCGACCTAAAAACAGCCGTTTCCGTTTTTGATGAAAAGGGTTATAATCTTATTTTGGGTGAAAGTGTATTTTTAAAAGAGAATACTTATGCAGGAACACCTGCTCAACGGGCGAATGATATCAATGGCATGTTTGCCAATCCCGATATAGATACGATTATCTGTGCTCGTGGTGGATATGGTGCTAATCGTGTTTTGCCCCTTTTGGATTATGATCTCATCAAAGCGAATCCGAAAATATTTATGGGTTACAGTGATATCACTGCTTTGCTACTATCAATCACCCAAAAAACTGGGCTTATAACTTTTCATGGTCCCATGCTTACCTCTTTTAAAAACGGAATGATTAATTATAATTTTAATCAATTAGAAAGAACTTTATTTGGTCAGGAGTCCGTAACCATCCAATCGCCACCTGATTTACAGATGAGGACATTAATCCCTGGAATAGCAGAAGGGCCTATTTGGGGAGGAAATATGTGTCTTCTTGTAAATCGTATTGGAACAAATGATCAATTAAATACAAGTGGTAGCATTTTATTTTTGGAAGATATTGGTGAGTATAAATATGCATTCGATCGAATGTTGATTCATATGAAAGAGGCGGGAATGTTTAGTAATATAAAGGGTTTAATAATTGGCGAGTTAAAGGACATGAAAGAACAGAACATAGCATTTGGAAAATCAACGGATGAAATTGTTATGGATGTTTGTGGCGAATTGGAAATTCCAATTATATCTAATTTCCCATGTGGGCATGGGAAATATCAGGTGACACTTCCCCTTTCGACCGTGGTAAAATTGGAAGCAAATTCTGTTTCACCAACATTAACTTTTTTAAATTCATTCGTTAATTAAGGAAAATATGCTGAATTACATTTGGTTTGGAATGATGCTGATTGGAGTGGTTGTCGGCGCCATGACTGGGAATATTGATGCTGTAACTCAAGCGGCAATTGATATGGCGAAAGTTGCGGTGAATTTGGCAATTGGTTTAATTGGAATTATGGCCCTCTGGCTGGGTATTATGAAAATTGCAGAAGAATCGGGATTGATTCGAATAATCGCTAAGGGATTACGGCCTATCACAATTCGTCTTTTTCCTGATGTACCTGAAGATCACCCTGCAATAGGATCAATCGTTTTAAATATGTCTGCTAATATATTAGGTTTGGGTAATGCTGCCACACCACTTGGACTTAAAGCCATGGAAGAACTCCAGGAATTAAATCCAAGTAAAGAAACAGCAACCAATGCGATGGCAATGTTTTTGGCATTGAATACATCAAGTGTTCAATTAATTTTGCCTGCAACAGTAGTTGCCTTGATGGGATCATTCTCTAGTCAAATTTTTATTACCACAATCGTGGCAACTACTATGTCCTCCATTGCCGCTGTAGTCGCTGTTAAATTTTTGGAAAAACGAAATCGTTTTTCTATCGTGAGCAGGGGTGATGCATGATTGATTCATTTGTGACTACAATTAATGAATTTTCTAAATACATTATTCCATTTCTTCTAGTTGGAATTCCCTTTTATGGATTGGCTTTTAAAAAAGTAAAAGTATATGAATCCTTTGTGGAAGGAGCGAAAGATGGCTTCACGATTGCTGTAAGGATTATACCATATCTTGTAGCCATATTGGTAGCTATTGGAATGTTTCGTGCTTCTGGTGCATTGGATTTATTACTCAATTTTTTATCACCGGTCTTATCTTTAATAGGATTTCCACCAGAAAACCTTCCCTTGGCATTGATGCGTCCGTTATCTGGAAGCGGTTCTTTAGGACTTTTGACCGATTTGATAAACCAGCATGGGCCAGATTCACTTATAGCAAAAATTGGAGCCACTATGTTTGGATCCACAGAAACAACCTTTTATGTTTTAGCTGTTTATTTTGGGTCAGTCGGGATTCGCAAAACTAGGCACGCATTAATGGCGGGACTTTTTGCAGATGCAGTGGGTATAATAAGTGCGGTATATG
This region includes:
- a CDS encoding nucleoside recognition protein; translation: MLNYIWFGMMLIGVVVGAMTGNIDAVTQAAIDMAKVAVNLAIGLIGIMALWLGIMKIAEESGLIRIIAKGLRPITIRLFPDVPEDHPAIGSIVLNMSANILGLGNAATPLGLKAMEELQELNPSKETATNAMAMFLALNTSSVQLILPATVVALMGSFSSQIFITTIVATTMSSIAAVVAVKFLEKRNRFSIVSRGDA
- a CDS encoding spore maturation protein — translated: MIDSFVTTINEFSKYIIPFLLVGIPFYGLAFKKVKVYESFVEGAKDGFTIAVRIIPYLVAILVAIGMFRASGALDLLLNFLSPVLSLIGFPPENLPLALMRPLSGSGSLGLLTDLINQHGPDSLIAKIGATMFGSTETTFYVLAVYFGSVGIRKTRHALMAGLFADAVGIISAVYVCRFFFG
- a CDS encoding C40 family peptidase, with product MNSYFTINVCVANVYSNNDFDSSVLTQALLGESCLILDEVPKWVKIRQEDGYEGWINRFYGIISNKIYDSNNICDDLNHVVYQDKGLTIPMRELTFGNQLKTEKLKDCLKVTLPDGFIGWTSCKTRQTPNKIDRESLLILAQNFLGCQYLWGGKSPKGFDCSGLIQTVFHAFGIMLPRDSKDQSNYFISSLIDKNKAKMGDLHFFGVKGKVSHIAIANENGKYIHSQGFVKEESFNKSDINFNADLFNTHLHSVSIENILSVD
- a CDS encoding LD-carboxypeptidase; translated protein: MIKPPALRPKSTIGIVSPSSWMNESDLKTAVSVFDEKGYNLILGESVFLKENTYAGTPAQRANDINGMFANPDIDTIICARGGYGANRVLPLLDYDLIKANPKIFMGYSDITALLLSITQKTGLITFHGPMLTSFKNGMINYNFNQLERTLFGQESVTIQSPPDLQMRTLIPGIAEGPIWGGNMCLLVNRIGTNDQLNTSGSILFLEDIGEYKYAFDRMLIHMKEAGMFSNIKGLIIGELKDMKEQNIAFGKSTDEIVMDVCGELEIPIISNFPCGHGKYQVTLPLSTVVKLEANSVSPTLTFLNSFVN